From a single Asticcacaulis sp. MM231 genomic region:
- the murD gene encoding UDP-N-acetylmuramoyl-L-alanine--D-glutamate ligase, with protein MIPVKGFEGKRVAIFGLGRSGLSAARALKAGGAEPVLWDDKPSNLLPATKAGFTVENLKNADWSEFAALVLSPGVPLTHPQPHWTVPLAKSVGVPVMGDIELFARTLAVLPAHKRPRTVAITGTNGKSTTTALIGHILKAAGRDVHVGGNIGIGILDLPEMHAGSIYVIETSSYQLDLTMSFSPDVAVLMNITPDHLDRHGGMEGYIKAKKRIFMAQSSKQTAVIGADDDYTAALISDMRVNSPVKLISISSRRTLGQGVYALNGVLYDGTGVRARQVIDLKEVRTLTGRHNWQNAAAAYSACKALGLEMEEIVAGMRTFPGLAHRMQEIGRIGKVRFINDSKATNADAARQAMSSFDKFLWIAGGVAKAGGIDELRDLFGRVKHAYLIGEAAELFEVTIGKSAPCTQSRLLFTAVAQAYAEAEKSGKEEIVLFSPACASFDQFTDFEARGDAFRDAVSEIKLGVQA; from the coding sequence ATGATCCCGGTAAAAGGCTTTGAAGGCAAACGTGTCGCTATCTTCGGACTGGGCCGTTCGGGCCTGTCGGCGGCGCGCGCGCTCAAGGCCGGCGGCGCCGAGCCGGTGCTGTGGGATGACAAGCCGTCCAATCTGCTGCCAGCCACCAAGGCGGGCTTTACGGTTGAGAACCTGAAGAACGCCGACTGGAGCGAATTCGCCGCGCTCGTGCTGTCGCCCGGCGTGCCGCTGACCCATCCGCAACCGCACTGGACCGTGCCGCTGGCCAAGAGCGTCGGCGTGCCGGTGATGGGCGATATCGAACTTTTCGCCCGCACCCTGGCGGTGCTGCCGGCGCATAAGCGGCCGCGCACGGTGGCCATTACCGGCACCAACGGCAAATCGACCACGACTGCGCTGATCGGGCACATTCTCAAGGCGGCAGGCAGGGACGTCCATGTCGGTGGAAATATCGGCATCGGCATCCTCGACCTGCCGGAGATGCATGCCGGCAGCATCTATGTCATCGAGACCTCTTCCTACCAGCTTGATCTGACCATGAGCTTTTCGCCCGATGTGGCGGTGCTGATGAACATCACGCCCGATCACCTCGACCGCCACGGCGGTATGGAAGGCTATATCAAGGCCAAGAAGCGCATCTTCATGGCGCAAAGCTCGAAACAGACGGCGGTGATCGGCGCTGACGACGATTACACCGCGGCCCTGATCTCGGACATGCGCGTCAATTCGCCGGTCAAGCTGATCTCGATCTCGTCACGCCGCACGCTTGGCCAGGGTGTCTATGCGCTGAATGGCGTGCTCTATGATGGCACGGGCGTGCGCGCCCGTCAGGTGATCGATCTCAAGGAGGTCCGCACCCTGACCGGACGTCACAACTGGCAAAACGCCGCCGCCGCCTATAGCGCCTGCAAGGCACTCGGGCTGGAGATGGAAGAGATCGTCGCCGGTATGCGCACCTTCCCCGGCCTGGCGCACCGCATGCAGGAAATCGGCCGCATCGGCAAGGTGCGCTTCATCAACGATTCCAAGGCGACCAATGCCGATGCGGCGCGTCAGGCGATGTCGTCGTTCGATAAATTCCTGTGGATCGCCGGCGGTGTGGCCAAGGCGGGCGGCATTGATGAGCTGCGCGACCTGTTCGGGCGTGTCAAGCACGCCTATCTGATCGGTGAGGCGGCGGAACTCTTCGAGGTCACCATCGGCAAGTCGGCGCCTTGCACGCAATCGCGCCTGTTGTTTACCGCGGTGGCGCAGGCCTATGCCGAGGCGGAAAAGTCCGGCAAAGAAGAGATAGTACTGTTCTCGCCGGCCTGCGCGTCGTTCGATCAGTTCACCGATTTCGAGGCGCGTGGCGATGCCTTCCGTGATGCCGTGTCTGAGATCAAGCTGGGTGTCCAGGCCTGA
- a CDS encoding methyl-accepting chemotaxis protein translates to MADKLEAVPVSNWIRTLRTNADFAGVTASDFDFKGAAPSLVMAYISPHVDFSRTCKALKELVGQAPVIATTTAGELCDDPEKGLYCSASGAWDNVVLQIFSPELLSQVEVFSVPLHCEDIRSGQPALLRQERVSRIVKSLENVRPRLSIDARDTFTLTFVDGVSKSESYFMEGVYKAARFPCLFIGGSAGGKLDFKNTYLFDGDKVVENHAVLAFVKVAKDKRYSVMKSQNFRKIGYDFVVVDADPNKRTVSAIYDASANKVVPFVSALCDALRVQPSGLEKALEGRAFGIEIDGELFVRSVAGIDFNTETVTFYCDVGSGDDLILLEATDFIDQTRRDVDAFLKDKPPLLGVLLNDCILRRLSNETTLKNAKNIWPAPAVGFSTFGELFGINVNQTLTAVAFFETGTSDYKDDFIDQFPIEYAKFVNYFARCQLNRAEILNRLRGGVIDGISNHLGIAAKIETVLTEVGDIGGIMDGIRHAMESDQKQRATGDDSNTEQLSEKFTSLNAALANLRQVLSVIDGITSQTNLLALNATIEAARAGEAGRGFSVVAGEVKKLASDTKSTLTYTQAAIGEIELSLKQLGGIIEATRLQFKDESQHYQDTVLRVEDIFAQSGHIERSLNGLSAMAAEHRHGIDQMNDSVAFLRELDARANV, encoded by the coding sequence ATGGCTGATAAACTTGAGGCCGTGCCTGTATCGAACTGGATACGCACCCTCAGGACCAATGCTGATTTTGCCGGGGTCACCGCTTCTGATTTCGATTTCAAGGGGGCGGCGCCCTCGCTTGTTATGGCTTATATTTCACCTCATGTGGATTTCTCCCGAACCTGCAAAGCACTGAAAGAGCTTGTCGGGCAGGCGCCCGTCATCGCCACTACCACAGCCGGCGAGTTGTGCGACGATCCGGAAAAAGGGCTTTACTGTTCTGCGAGCGGCGCATGGGACAATGTCGTGTTGCAGATTTTCTCGCCGGAGTTGCTGTCGCAGGTCGAAGTGTTCAGCGTACCCCTTCACTGCGAAGATATTCGTTCAGGACAGCCCGCTCTGCTGCGCCAAGAGCGTGTCTCGCGGATCGTTAAATCCCTGGAAAATGTCAGGCCCAGACTGTCCATTGATGCGCGTGACACTTTCACGCTGACCTTTGTCGACGGTGTTTCCAAATCGGAAAGCTATTTCATGGAAGGGGTCTATAAGGCCGCGCGCTTCCCCTGCCTGTTTATTGGCGGCTCTGCCGGCGGTAAGCTCGATTTCAAGAACACCTATCTCTTCGACGGTGACAAGGTTGTCGAGAACCATGCGGTTCTCGCCTTTGTCAAGGTGGCGAAGGACAAGCGCTATAGCGTAATGAAAAGCCAGAATTTCCGCAAAATCGGATATGATTTCGTTGTGGTCGATGCCGACCCGAACAAGCGCACCGTCAGCGCCATCTATGATGCCAGCGCCAACAAGGTCGTGCCGTTTGTCAGCGCGCTTTGTGACGCGCTGCGCGTTCAGCCCTCAGGCTTGGAGAAGGCCCTTGAAGGCCGCGCCTTTGGGATCGAAATTGACGGGGAGCTGTTTGTACGCTCCGTCGCGGGCATCGATTTCAATACGGAAACGGTGACTTTCTATTGCGATGTCGGCTCCGGTGACGACCTTATCCTTCTGGAAGCGACTGATTTTATTGATCAGACCCGCCGTGACGTCGATGCCTTCCTGAAGGATAAGCCGCCTTTGCTCGGCGTGCTGCTGAATGACTGTATCCTGCGCCGCCTTTCGAATGAGACCACCCTCAAAAACGCGAAAAACATATGGCCGGCGCCGGCCGTTGGCTTCTCAACGTTCGGAGAGCTCTTCGGTATCAATGTCAATCAGACCCTGACCGCCGTGGCGTTTTTTGAAACGGGGACTTCGGACTACAAGGATGATTTTATTGATCAGTTTCCGATCGAATACGCCAAATTCGTCAACTACTTCGCGCGCTGTCAACTGAACCGGGCGGAAATCCTCAACAGATTGCGCGGTGGCGTTATTGACGGAATCTCGAACCATCTCGGCATCGCGGCCAAAATAGAAACCGTCCTCACCGAGGTCGGCGATATCGGCGGCATTATGGATGGCATCCGTCATGCGATGGAGAGCGATCAGAAGCAACGTGCGACGGGGGATGATTCAAATACAGAACAGCTTTCCGAGAAATTCACCAGTCTGAACGCGGCGCTTGCCAACCTGCGTCAGGTCTTGTCCGTTATTGATGGCATAACATCCCAGACGAACCTTCTGGCGCTCAATGCCACCATCGAGGCCGCGCGTGCGGGGGAGGCCGGCCGTGGTTTTAGTGTCGTGGCGGGCGAAGTCAAAAAGCTGGCAAGCGACACCAAATCTACCCTGACATATACTCAGGCGGCAATCGGGGAGATCGAGTTGTCCTTAAAGCAGCTCGGCGGTATTATTGAGGCTACCCGTCTGCAATTCAAGGATGAGAGCCAGCATTATCAGGACACGGTGCTGAGGGTTGAAGATATCTTCGCCCAAAGTGGCCATATCGAGCGCTCGCTGAACGGGCTCAGCGCCATGGCCGCCGAACATCGCCACGGCATTGACCAGATGAACGACAGCGTCGCTTTCCTGAGGGAACTTGATGCCCGTGCCAATGTTTAA
- a CDS encoding putative peptidoglycan glycosyltransferase FtsW → MWWWTLDRVTLTLALILLVLGFFFSFSSSPVAAPHVSHYDTFYYTKRHFVFALMTAAGMIMISMLSLKGIKRVSVLIYGGAISIMAMLPLIGHAAKGGRRWLELGPIAVQPSEFLKPALIVLIAWMFCEGQKGKGVPGVTVAFCLYALAIVLLLIQPDVGQSILITIAFGACFFISGVPFRWIIGMLSAAGVGLVGLFFIQPHFRNRIMGFISPDADSGFQVARAKAAIANGGLFGRGLNEGTMKRYIPDLHTDFIYSVVAEEYGLWLILIIIGIFTFIIVRGLLKAMAMQDPFRQIATSGLYIMLGTQVLINVSVNLGLIPPKGMTLPFISYGGSSMLALGVTLGFILALTRKRQEEIPQDDPTKW, encoded by the coding sequence ATCTGGTGGTGGACGCTTGATCGCGTCACCCTGACTCTGGCGCTGATCCTTCTGGTGCTTGGCTTCTTCTTCTCGTTCTCGTCGTCGCCGGTGGCAGCACCGCACGTCAGCCATTACGACACCTTCTATTACACCAAGCGCCATTTCGTCTTCGCCCTGATGACGGCGGCCGGCATGATCATGATTTCCATGCTGTCGCTCAAGGGCATCAAGCGCGTCAGCGTGCTGATCTATGGCGGCGCCATCTCGATCATGGCCATGCTGCCGCTGATTGGTCACGCGGCCAAGGGCGGTCGGCGCTGGCTCGAACTGGGGCCGATCGCGGTGCAGCCATCGGAATTCCTCAAGCCGGCCCTGATCGTGCTGATCGCCTGGATGTTCTGCGAAGGGCAAAAAGGCAAGGGCGTGCCAGGCGTGACCGTCGCCTTTTGCCTCTATGCGCTGGCCATCGTCCTGTTGCTGATCCAGCCCGATGTCGGGCAATCGATCCTGATCACCATTGCCTTTGGCGCCTGTTTCTTTATCTCCGGCGTGCCCTTTCGCTGGATCATCGGCATGTTGTCGGCCGCCGGCGTCGGCCTCGTCGGCCTGTTCTTCATCCAGCCGCACTTTCGCAACCGCATCATGGGGTTTATCTCGCCTGACGCCGACTCCGGCTTTCAGGTGGCGCGCGCCAAGGCGGCCATCGCCAATGGCGGGCTGTTCGGTCGCGGCCTCAATGAAGGCACGATGAAGCGCTATATCCCCGACCTCCATACCGATTTTATCTATTCGGTGGTGGCGGAAGAGTACGGCCTGTGGCTGATCCTGATCATCATCGGCATCTTCACCTTTATCATTGTGCGCGGATTGCTCAAGGCCATGGCGATGCAGGACCCTTTCCGCCAGATCGCCACCTCCGGCCTCTACATCATGCTGGGCACGCAGGTGTTGATCAATGTGTCGGTTAATCTCGGCCTCATTCCGCCCAAGGGCATGACCCTGCCGTTTATTTCCTACGGTGGCTCCTCCATGCTGGCGCTGGGCGTCACGCTTGGCTTTATCCTGGCCCTGACACGCAAGCGTCAGGAAGAGATTCCACAGGACGATCCGACGAAGTGGTAA